In Thiospirochaeta perfilievii, a single window of DNA contains:
- a CDS encoding Hsp20/alpha crystallin family protein, which yields MAIVKLKNRNIYDPWEDFTRLQSEINELFNNDRIPKHSGLFDRNFTPAVNVSDSKSEYKITCELPGMEQSDIELSIVSNVLTIKGTKQKDKVSDKGKFYRKEIWEGSFQRTLSLPTDVDSEKIVAQLDNGFLSISVPKREEAKPKQITINVQ from the coding sequence ATGGCTATCGTAAAATTAAAAAACAGAAACATCTATGATCCTTGGGAAGATTTCACAAGATTGCAAAGTGAAATAAATGAACTTTTTAACAATGATCGTATCCCAAAACACTCAGGGTTATTTGATAGAAATTTTACTCCTGCAGTTAATGTCTCTGATAGTAAAAGTGAATATAAAATAACCTGTGAATTACCTGGAATGGAGCAAAGTGATATTGAATTATCAATAGTATCCAATGTTCTTACTATTAAGGGAACAAAACAGAAGGATAAGGTTAGTGATAAAGGTAAGTTCTACAGAAAAGAGATTTGGGAAGGTTCATTTCAAAGAACACTCTCTCTTCCTACCGATGTAGATAGTGAAAAAATTGTGGCTCAACTAGATAATGGTTTTCTTTCAATCTCTGTTCCTAAGAGAGAAGAGGCAAAACCAAAACAGATAACTATTAATGTTCAATAA
- a CDS encoding flavodoxin family protein yields MTQLIIYYSYEGNTEFMATKMAQSVGADLMKLKPLNEKKFTGFMKYVWGGRAAVMRQKPKLGDLSHNIEEYNRIILCTPVWAGTFTPPFNTLLHSYDLKNREIGLFCCNAGGMGKVFTNFKRLLSGSKIIGELGILDPLKSDREKKVEQAVNWVKSL; encoded by the coding sequence ATGACACAACTGATTATTTACTACTCTTATGAGGGAAATACCGAATTTATGGCAACAAAAATGGCTCAAAGTGTTGGAGCAGATTTAATGAAACTAAAGCCACTTAATGAGAAAAAGTTTACAGGTTTTATGAAATATGTATGGGGCGGAAGAGCTGCTGTGATGAGACAAAAACCTAAGCTAGGGGACCTAAGCCATAATATTGAAGAGTACAATAGAATAATTTTATGTACACCTGTATGGGCTGGGACATTCACACCTCCATTTAATACTCTTTTGCACAGTTATGATTTAAAAAACAGAGAGATCGGGCTATTTTGCTGTAATGCAGGAGGGATGGGAAAGGTTTTTACTAATTTTAAGAGGTTACTTTCTGGTAGTAAGATAATAGGGGAACTTGGAATCCTTGATCCCCTCAAATCAGATAGAGAGAAGAAGGTAGAACAAGCAGTTAACTGGGTTAAGAGTCTATAA
- a CDS encoding ribose-phosphate diphosphokinase, with the protein MFGDLKIFSGNANRPLAEEICRHAGVKLGDCKIIKFSNDNIKVAYKESLRGKDVYLVQPSCIPVNEGLMELLIMIDAAKHANASRVTAVIPYFPYVRSDKKDQPRISITAKLVADLLQTAGADRVMTMNLHSAQIQGFFNIPIDHLMAGKILTEHCKNDGIENSVVVAPDAGSAKHAGHHAKRLGLPLAILDKRRSDDSESPVMENIIGDVKGKKALIFDDEVASAGSLVEAAEVLEKFGAREIVAFCVHGVLSGKAIDRINSSNIKKLVVTDSVFISKEKRCKKLEIVSVAELFAKVITYTHNGQPISDLYSRH; encoded by the coding sequence ATGTTTGGAGACTTAAAAATCTTTTCAGGGAATGCCAATAGACCTTTAGCAGAGGAAATATGTAGACATGCAGGTGTAAAGCTTGGGGATTGTAAAATAATAAAGTTTAGTAACGACAATATAAAAGTCGCATATAAGGAGAGCCTACGTGGTAAGGATGTTTACCTTGTACAACCATCCTGTATCCCTGTAAATGAAGGTCTTATGGAACTTTTAATCATGATTGATGCAGCAAAACATGCCAATGCAAGTAGAGTAACTGCTGTTATTCCATATTTCCCCTATGTAAGATCTGATAAAAAAGATCAACCTAGGATTTCTATTACTGCTAAATTAGTAGCGGACCTACTACAAACTGCTGGTGCAGATAGGGTAATGACAATGAATCTACACTCAGCCCAGATCCAAGGCTTCTTTAATATTCCTATTGACCACCTAATGGCTGGAAAGATACTAACAGAACACTGTAAAAATGATGGAATCGAAAACTCTGTTGTAGTAGCACCGGATGCTGGTAGTGCTAAACACGCAGGTCACCACGCAAAGAGACTAGGCCTTCCACTAGCCATATTAGATAAGAGACGATCAGATGATAGCGAGTCCCCTGTTATGGAAAATATAATTGGGGATGTTAAGGGAAAAAAAGCTCTAATCTTTGACGATGAAGTTGCATCAGCGGGCTCCTTAGTAGAGGCTGCAGAGGTTTTAGAGAAGTTTGGTGCTAGGGAGATAGTAGCATTTTGTGTACACGGTGTTTTATCCGGTAAGGCCATTGATAGAATTAATAGTTCAAACATTAAAAAACTTGTTGTAACTGATAGTGTTTTTATATCTAAAGAGAAGAGATGCAAGAAACTTGAAATTGTCTCTGTTGCAGAGCTCTTCGCTAAAGTAATTACCTATACCCACAATGGGCAACCTATAAGTGATCTATACAGCAGGCATTAA